The following proteins are encoded in a genomic region of Enterocloster clostridioformis:
- a CDS encoding DeoR/GlpR family DNA-binding transcription regulator, whose protein sequence is MSNKRMEYIAVRLDSTGSVKVAELSRELNCSEVTIRSDIKKLEDKGLAKRIHGGAVKVGGQLMVPFDAGNVFKNSDRKRRIAWKAYEYIEDQDTIILDDSSVCYYLAQCIRDDSSKHLLVITNSLASAGVLSHLSHVELFLLGGQVGGKLASTVGDVAVNTLKGFRANKAFISAHGINFSVGLTSIGSPQMQVKKAVLAASDQAYVLADSSKFGGGYVMVVCSLDEISAIITDDSGGGGGQG, encoded by the coding sequence ATGTCAAATAAGAGAATGGAATACATTGCCGTCCGCCTGGACAGTACCGGCAGCGTAAAGGTAGCGGAGCTGAGCAGGGAGTTAAACTGTTCAGAGGTGACCATTCGCAGTGATATAAAGAAGCTGGAGGACAAGGGCCTTGCAAAGCGGATTCACGGCGGCGCGGTAAAAGTGGGCGGACAGCTCATGGTGCCCTTTGACGCCGGGAATGTGTTTAAAAACAGCGACAGGAAACGCCGGATTGCATGGAAGGCCTATGAATACATTGAGGACCAGGACACAATTATCCTGGACGATTCCTCTGTCTGCTATTATCTGGCCCAATGTATCAGGGATGATTCCTCCAAACATCTTCTGGTCATCACCAATTCCCTGGCCAGCGCAGGCGTGCTGTCACATCTGAGCCATGTGGAGCTGTTCCTTTTAGGGGGGCAGGTGGGAGGAAAGCTGGCATCCACCGTAGGCGATGTGGCAGTCAATACATTAAAGGGGTTCAGGGCCAATAAGGCTTTTATCAGCGCTCATGGAATCAATTTTTCCGTAGGGCTTACCTCCATCGGTTCGCCTCAGATGCAGGTGAAGAAGGCGGTGCTGGCTGCTTCCGACCAGGCATATGTGCTGGCTGACAGCAGTAAGTTCGGCGGGGGGTATGTGATGGTGGTATGTTCACTGGACGAGATAAGCGCTATCATTACAGATGATTCCGGCGGTGGAGGCGGCCAGGGCTGA